The following are encoded together in the Asticcacaulis sp. genome:
- the argH gene encoding argininosuccinate lyase produces the protein MWGGRFTARPDEIMQAINVSIDVDKRLWQQDLAGSKAHCAMLAKQGIISSEDSQIILNGLETITAEIEAGTFPFRAEFEDIHMNVEARLRELIGVTAGRLHTARSRNDQVATDFRLWVRDQVDITIRQLYDLQGALLKRAEDYADALMPGFTHLQPAQPVTFGHHLMAYVEMIGRDRSRFIDARARMNENPLGSAALAGSPFPIDRHMTAQALGFDRPTGNSLDGVSDRDFALESLSHAAICAGHLSRLAEEIVIWTTPYFGFIRLSDSFSTGSSIMPQKRNPDAAELVRAKTGRINGALIALTTVMKGLPLAYSKDMQEDKPPVFEAFDALDLAIRAMTGMVLDLEANTAKMAAAAGAGFSTATDLADWLVRNLGIPFRDAHHITGAAVKLAETQGVDLAQLPLSDLQNLEARITDDVYKVLTPEASCASRQSYGGTAPDQVRIQIQRWKDQRS, from the coding sequence ATGTGGGGCGGCCGTTTTACTGCCCGACCCGATGAGATTATGCAAGCCATCAATGTCTCCATCGATGTCGACAAACGCCTTTGGCAGCAAGACCTTGCGGGCTCGAAAGCCCACTGCGCCATGCTGGCCAAACAAGGTATCATAAGTTCGGAAGACTCCCAAATCATCCTGAACGGGCTGGAAACCATTACCGCCGAGATCGAGGCGGGCACCTTCCCGTTCCGCGCCGAGTTCGAGGACATTCACATGAATGTCGAGGCGCGCCTGCGCGAACTGATCGGCGTCACAGCCGGCCGCCTGCATACCGCCCGCTCGCGCAATGACCAGGTGGCGACTGATTTTCGCCTGTGGGTGCGTGATCAGGTCGATATTACCATCCGGCAGCTTTATGATCTGCAAGGTGCCCTGCTCAAGCGTGCGGAAGACTATGCCGATGCCCTGATGCCGGGTTTCACCCATTTGCAGCCCGCCCAGCCGGTAACCTTCGGCCATCACCTGATGGCCTATGTCGAGATGATCGGCCGCGACCGCTCACGCTTTATCGACGCCCGCGCTCGTATGAATGAAAACCCGCTGGGCTCGGCGGCGCTGGCCGGTTCGCCCTTCCCGATCGACCGCCATATGACGGCTCAGGCGCTCGGCTTCGATCGCCCGACCGGCAACAGCCTTGATGGCGTGTCCGATCGTGATTTCGCGCTGGAATCCCTGAGCCATGCCGCTATCTGCGCTGGCCATTTGTCGCGGCTGGCCGAGGAAATCGTCATCTGGACCACGCCCTATTTCGGTTTCATCCGCCTGTCGGATTCGTTCTCGACCGGCTCCTCCATCATGCCGCAGAAGCGCAATCCCGATGCCGCTGAACTGGTGCGCGCCAAGACCGGCCGCATCAATGGCGCGCTGATCGCCCTGACCACGGTGATGAAGGGCCTGCCGCTGGCCTATTCCAAGGACATGCAGGAGGACAAGCCGCCGGTCTTTGAGGCTTTTGATGCGCTTGATCTCGCCATCCGCGCCATGACCGGCATGGTGCTCGATCTCGAAGCCAATACCGCCAAAATGGCCGCGGCCGCCGGCGCCGGTTTTTCAACCGCCACCGACCTGGCCGACTGGCTGGTGCGGAACTTAGGCATTCCCTTCCGTGACGCGCACCATATTACCGGGGCGGCGGTCAAGCTGGCGGAAACCCAGGGTGTGGACTTGGCGCAACTCCCCTTGAGCGATCTGCAAAATCTGGAAGCCAGGATCACCGATGATGTGTATAAGGTGTTAACACCTGAGGCCAGTTGCGCCAGCCGTCAAAGCTACGGCGGCACGGCGCCCGATCAGGTCCGCATTCAAATCCAGCGCTGGAAGGATCAACGCTCATGA
- the lysA gene encoding diaminopimelate decarboxylase — translation MNHFEYHDGELYCEQVALRELADTVGTPLYVYSSATLERHYNVFADALSSKPELRSPKGEAPLVAYAAKANSNLGVLATLAAQGCGADTVSEGEIRKALKAGIPADRIVFSGVGKTDAEMAFALTAGIYQLNVESRPELERLARVAAELDMVAPFVIRINPGVGAGGHEKITTGGAKDKFGISAAEALSLYAAAAGHPNLAPMGIACHIGSQILDLKPLQEAFTKMRGWVEQLRAEGLSVERLDLGGGLGVPYFNQKEPASVADYAEMAALAAGNLGVRYTFEPGRLIAANAGVLISKVVHVHERADSGQQFLVIDAAMNDLIRPALYDAFHDIRPVARPGNETATYDVVGPICETGDTFTRGREMPVMQAGDLVSFMSAGAYGAVMGSEYNSRPLAPEVLVRDADWSVVRPRPSYEEMMAREPLPGWLSPAPKARTA, via the coding sequence ATGAACCATTTCGAGTACCACGACGGCGAGCTTTACTGCGAACAGGTTGCCTTGCGCGAACTGGCCGATACGGTCGGCACGCCGCTTTATGTCTATTCCTCGGCGACGCTGGAACGGCATTATAATGTCTTCGCCGACGCCCTGTCGTCCAAGCCGGAACTGCGCAGCCCGAAGGGTGAGGCGCCGCTGGTGGCCTATGCCGCCAAGGCCAATTCCAACCTGGGCGTTCTGGCCACTCTGGCAGCACAGGGCTGCGGCGCCGATACGGTCTCCGAAGGTGAAATCCGCAAGGCGCTGAAGGCGGGTATCCCGGCCGATCGCATTGTCTTTTCCGGCGTCGGCAAGACCGATGCGGAAATGGCTTTCGCGCTGACAGCCGGCATCTATCAGCTCAATGTCGAGTCACGCCCCGAACTGGAACGCCTGGCGCGCGTGGCGGCCGAACTCGACATGGTGGCGCCCTTCGTCATCCGCATCAATCCGGGGGTTGGCGCCGGCGGGCATGAGAAGATCACCACGGGCGGTGCCAAGGATAAGTTCGGCATTTCGGCGGCGGAAGCCCTGTCGCTCTATGCCGCTGCGGCTGGCCATCCCAACCTGGCGCCCATGGGCATTGCCTGCCATATCGGCAGCCAGATTCTCGATCTCAAGCCGTTGCAGGAAGCCTTCACCAAGATGCGCGGCTGGGTCGAGCAGTTGCGCGCCGAAGGGCTATCAGTCGAGCGCCTCGATCTTGGCGGCGGGCTGGGCGTGCCGTACTTTAATCAAAAGGAACCGGCCAGCGTGGCCGACTATGCCGAAATGGCGGCGTTGGCCGCTGGCAATCTTGGTGTGCGCTATACCTTCGAGCCGGGCCGCCTGATCGCCGCCAATGCCGGTGTGCTGATCTCGAAGGTGGTGCATGTCCATGAGCGCGCAGACAGCGGCCAGCAGTTCCTGGTGATCGACGCGGCAATGAACGACCTGATCCGCCCAGCGCTTTACGATGCCTTCCATGATATTCGACCGGTCGCGCGTCCCGGCAACGAGACGGCGACCTATGATGTGGTCGGCCCGATCTGCGAAACCGGCGATACCTTCACGCGCGGCCGGGAAATGCCGGTGATGCAGGCGGGTGACCTGGTGTCCTTCATGAGCGCCGGGGCCTATGGCGCCGTGATGGGAAGCGAATATAATTCGCGGCCACTCGCGCCGGAGGTGTTGGTGCGTGACGCTGACTGGTCTGTCGTGCGTCCTCGGCCGAGCTATGAAGAGATGATGGCGCGCGAGCCCCTGCCGGGCTGGCTGTCGCCGGCGCCAAAGGCGCGGACAGCCTGA
- a CDS encoding DUF4175 domain-containing protein, giving the protein MQQSNKSPLAPLNRGLFLTKATMIWERLLLPSLFPFVLLALLVAVAGQWGLFALVPQAAHIAVLVVGLILCVIAAVRTILSFRMPTFTEINTRLALDNDLRPEHLLAMRHEKQQPPLKVGKAKAGIAASDPFALRYVALAAAILGFLILGPVPVAQVIKAFNPLGQNIVLASK; this is encoded by the coding sequence ATGCAGCAGAGCAATAAATCACCGTTGGCGCCGCTGAATCGCGGGCTGTTCCTCACGAAAGCGACGATGATCTGGGAGCGTCTGCTGCTGCCGTCCCTGTTTCCCTTTGTCCTGCTGGCCCTGCTGGTGGCGGTGGCCGGGCAGTGGGGGCTGTTCGCCCTGGTGCCGCAAGCGGCGCATATCGCTGTGCTGGTGGTGGGCCTGATCCTCTGCGTCATTGCCGCGGTGCGCACGATTTTAAGCTTCCGGATGCCGACCTTCACCGAAATCAATACACGCCTGGCGCTGGATAACGACCTTAGACCGGAGCACTTGCTGGCCATGCGCCACGAGAAGCAGCAGCCGCCTTTGAAGGTCGGCAAGGCCAAGGCGGGCATTGCGGCCTCCGATCCGTTTGCCCTGCGCTATGTGGCGCTGGCGGCGGCGATTTTGGGTTTCCTGATCCTTGGGCCAGTGCCGGTGGCCCAAGTAATCAAAGCCTTTAATCCGTTAGGTCAGAATATAGTTTTGGCCAGCAAATGA
- a CDS encoding phosphoribosyltransferase family protein has product MTDALPAVLLNEDEIQGRVTALADLLRDYIKPNCVGICLLTGGIWFAADLSRALNRAGKDIAFDALWLSSYADSHESGAMLIRAPLQRSVEGRQVLIMDDVLDTGASLKIACDIAREAGASEVLTAVFARKPDPLKDGKMREMEVDFCAWEAPARYLVGYGLDDGGKYRALPYIGVMD; this is encoded by the coding sequence ATGACTGATGCCCTGCCCGCTGTTTTGCTGAATGAAGACGAGATCCAGGGCCGCGTCACCGCCCTGGCCGATCTGCTCAGAGACTATATCAAGCCCAACTGCGTCGGCATCTGTCTTTTGACCGGCGGCATCTGGTTCGCCGCCGACCTCAGCCGCGCCCTCAATCGTGCGGGCAAGGATATCGCCTTTGATGCCCTGTGGCTGTCCTCCTACGCCGACAGTCACGAAAGCGGCGCCATGCTGATCCGCGCGCCGCTACAGCGTTCGGTCGAAGGCCGGCAGGTGCTGATTATGGATGATGTGCTCGATACCGGCGCCTCGCTGAAAATCGCCTGTGATATCGCCCGCGAGGCCGGCGCTTCGGAAGTGCTGACCGCGGTTTTCGCCCGCAAGCCCGATCCGCTGAAGGACGGCAAGATGCGCGAAATGGAGGTCGATTTCTGTGCCTGGGAGGCCCCAGCGCGTTATCTGGTGGGTTATGGACTGGATGATGGCGGCAAGTACCGCGCCCTGCCCTATATCGGGGTCATGGATTAA
- a CDS encoding zinc-ribbon domain-containing protein produces the protein MILSCPNCATKYTLNESQLGIRGRTVRCAACKTTWHAERPEKPIDLSFSDVKKSEKETVEDLHTVKAKKLPLKYRAILEDKKRMKALAAQGMVWGGMAAAFALILALGFFLRVDIVRAFPRIAGAYAMVGMKVNGTHLVFGDKTADAAFKGGRFVVTVKAQIKNTSDKPVPVPPVRVKLLDSTLQEFNSVLMPSDGLVVAPHATRTLVFDVADPKNLTSSLDLDFDLVAMKKMKTAGPDLRVTPVSGHDEGAGHEPAPEPAHETTAPPEAAPAHAEAADEPAHDQPEPALRSSLPHDTDQGSGHGAG, from the coding sequence ATGATCCTGAGCTGTCCTAACTGCGCGACGAAATATACGCTCAACGAATCCCAGCTGGGCATTCGCGGACGGACCGTGCGCTGCGCCGCCTGCAAGACCACCTGGCACGCCGAACGCCCGGAAAAGCCGATCGATCTGTCCTTCAGCGACGTCAAGAAATCCGAGAAGGAAACGGTCGAGGATCTGCATACGGTCAAGGCCAAGAAACTGCCGCTGAAATACCGCGCTATCCTCGAAGACAAGAAGCGCATGAAGGCCCTGGCGGCGCAAGGCATGGTCTGGGGCGGCATGGCGGCCGCCTTTGCGCTGATCCTGGCGCTCGGCTTCTTCCTGCGCGTCGATATCGTTCGCGCCTTCCCACGCATTGCCGGCGCCTATGCCATGGTGGGCATGAAGGTCAATGGCACCCATCTCGTCTTCGGCGACAAGACTGCCGATGCTGCCTTCAAGGGCGGGCGTTTCGTGGTGACGGTCAAGGCGCAGATCAAGAACACCAGCGACAAGCCGGTGCCGGTGCCGCCGGTGCGCGTCAAGCTGCTCGATTCCACCCTGCAGGAATTCAACTCGGTATTGATGCCGTCGGACGGCCTGGTTGTGGCGCCCCATGCCACGCGCACCCTGGTCTTCGATGTCGCCGACCCGAAGAACCTGACCTCGTCGCTCGACCTCGATTTCGACTTGGTGGCGATGAAGAAGATGAAGACCGCCGGGCCGGACCTGCGCGTCACGCCGGTGAGCGGCCATGACGAAGGCGCCGGTCACGAACCGGCGCCCGAACCCGCGCACGAAACGACCGCACCACCGGAAGCCGCACCTGCCCATGCCGAGGCGGCCGATGAACCGGCGCATGACCAGCCGGAACCGGCCCTGCGCTCAAGCCTGCCTCACGATACGGATCAGGGCTCTGGTCACGGCGCCGGCTGA
- a CDS encoding ATP-binding cassette domain-containing protein — protein MTTAPSDTDRQPRRHAEPEAVVAFHGVSLGYDLGMPKTLAAGLNEDDLILKNLNFELPAGSFHFLTGPSGSGKTSLLKMIYLAQKPTTGVIELFGETIRPHDRAQTAALRRRLGIIFQDFRLLEHLNVFDNAALPLFVHGAHFRDYHDDVTELLNWVGLKNRLDAMPNVLSGGEKQRLAIARAVVTRPTLILADEPTGNIDYAMGLRIMRLFIELNRLGATVLIATHDEGLVKASGMPVLELRQGQLFQRDVSGGAR, from the coding sequence ATGACGACCGCGCCCTCAGACACCGATCGCCAGCCGCGCCGCCACGCGGAACCGGAGGCCGTAGTGGCCTTCCATGGCGTGTCGCTGGGCTATGACCTGGGGATGCCGAAGACGCTGGCCGCCGGGCTGAATGAAGACGACCTGATTCTGAAAAATCTCAATTTCGAGCTGCCGGCGGGCTCGTTTCACTTCCTGACCGGGCCGTCGGGATCGGGCAAGACCTCGCTGCTCAAGATGATCTATCTGGCGCAGAAACCGACCACCGGCGTGATCGAGCTGTTCGGCGAAACCATCCGGCCGCATGACCGCGCCCAGACCGCCGCCCTGCGCCGCCGGCTCGGCATCATCTTCCAGGATTTCCGTCTGCTTGAGCATCTGAATGTGTTCGATAATGCGGCCCTACCTTTGTTTGTGCATGGCGCGCATTTCCGCGACTATCATGACGACGTCACCGAACTGCTCAACTGGGTGGGGCTGAAAAACCGGCTCGACGCCATGCCGAATGTGCTTTCCGGTGGCGAGAAACAGCGTCTGGCTATTGCCCGCGCCGTGGTGACGCGTCCGACCCTGATCCTGGCTGACGAACCGACCGGCAATATCGATTACGCCATGGGCCTGCGCATCATGCGCCTGTTTATCGAGTTGAACCGGCTGGGTGCCACGGTGCTGATCGCCACCCACGATGAAGGTTTGGTGAAGGCGTCTGGTATGCCGGTGCTCGAACTGCGCCAGGGGCAATTGTTTCAGCGGGATGTGTCGGGGGGCGCGCGATGA
- a CDS encoding ABC transporter permease, whose product MIGPIVAKLGVLKAGKLLPQQDQREVALHYVIGVLCFLACMAAMVVMASDRAAHGWSRDIRAEVTVQVRPTGLESGSIAAAKAAEVLAGVKGVGQVTALEPEKAKALIKPWLGDVVLDDLPIPNLVEVTLDQRHPATTQAMMNALTDASIDASIDDHSTWLKDVEQSALTIRLISLGIFFIIFSATGAVVGFATRAGLTARADIVDVLSLCGASDIFIAERFQWRFARMAFESGLLGAGLAGGVMALIKATGSSQSFAIALPFSWSDLLILIPCPFLVALIGALTARMVTLRLLAQHD is encoded by the coding sequence ATGATCGGGCCGATCGTTGCAAAACTCGGAGTTTTGAAGGCCGGCAAGCTATTGCCACAGCAGGACCAGCGCGAGGTGGCCCTGCATTATGTTATCGGCGTCTTATGCTTCCTGGCCTGTATGGCGGCCATGGTGGTCATGGCGTCGGACCGCGCCGCCCATGGCTGGTCACGCGATATCCGCGCCGAGGTGACCGTGCAGGTGCGCCCGACCGGTCTGGAAAGCGGCTCCATCGCGGCCGCCAAGGCGGCGGAGGTGCTGGCCGGCGTCAAGGGGGTGGGGCAGGTGACGGCGCTGGAGCCGGAAAAGGCCAAGGCGCTGATCAAGCCCTGGCTGGGCGACGTCGTGCTCGATGACCTGCCGATCCCCAACCTGGTCGAGGTCACGCTTGATCAGCGCCACCCGGCCACGACCCAGGCCATGATGAATGCCCTGACCGATGCCAGTATCGATGCCAGCATTGATGATCATTCGACCTGGCTGAAGGATGTGGAGCAAAGCGCCCTGACCATCCGGCTGATTTCGCTGGGGATTTTCTTCATCATCTTTTCCGCTACCGGCGCCGTGGTCGGCTTCGCCACCCGCGCTGGCCTGACCGCCCGCGCCGATATTGTCGATGTGCTGTCCCTGTGCGGGGCCAGCGATATCTTCATTGCCGAACGCTTCCAGTGGCGCTTCGCCCGCATGGCGTTCGAGTCCGGCCTGCTGGGGGCGGGCCTGGCCGGCGGCGTCATGGCGCTCATAAAAGCCACAGGTTCCTCACAAAGCTTCGCCATAGCCCTTCCCTTTTCATGGTCGGACCTGTTAATATTAATCCCGTGTCCGTTCTTGGTGGCGTTGATCGGCGCCCTGACGGCGCGTATGGTGACCTTGCGGCTGCTGGCGCAACATGACTGA
- a CDS encoding YdcF family protein has protein sequence MRTLIALFVVILLWTAGLFAFADRVIDSTPATEPAEPADAIVVLTGASDLRLKAGMRLLERRKGARMFISGVNPEVKRPELMAVTEGSKRLYECCVDLGYQAENTVGNAHEIADWARGHDFYTLIVVTSDYHMPRSLLELKADMPGATLIPYPVATHDLDARGWWKSRKGQRIIVLEYCKYMAILGRDAILSISRKFGDKGGAPQPKAGTEDAMAASSAS, from the coding sequence ATGCGCACCCTGATCGCCCTGTTCGTGGTCATCCTGTTATGGACGGCGGGCCTGTTCGCCTTTGCCGACCGCGTCATCGACTCGACCCCCGCCACTGAGCCCGCCGAACCGGCGGACGCCATCGTCGTGCTGACCGGCGCGTCGGATTTGCGTCTCAAGGCCGGAATGCGCCTGCTGGAACGCCGCAAGGGCGCGCGCATGTTCATTTCGGGTGTCAATCCGGAGGTCAAGCGGCCTGAACTGATGGCCGTGACCGAGGGCTCGAAGCGGCTTTATGAATGCTGCGTCGATCTCGGCTACCAGGCGGAAAACACCGTCGGCAATGCCCATGAGATTGCCGACTGGGCACGCGGCCATGATTTCTATACCCTGATCGTCGTCACCTCGGACTATCACATGCCGCGCTCCCTGCTGGAGCTGAAGGCCGATATGCCGGGCGCCACCCTTATTCCCTATCCCGTTGCCACGCACGATCTCGATGCCCGCGGCTGGTGGAAATCCCGCAAAGGCCAGCGCATCATCGTGCTTGAATACTGTAAATACATGGCCATTCTTGGCCGCGATGCCATCCTCAGCATATCGCGCAAGTTCGGTGACAAGGGCGGTGCGCCGCAGCCAAAGGCCGGCACCGAAGATGCAATGGCCGCGAGTTCCGCTTCGTGA
- a CDS encoding 1-acyl-sn-glycerol-3-phosphate acyltransferase yields MTRIRSLFFMLWLYGTMAFFGIVCSPLLLFPIPAAMAVIRWWAGSVLFGARWIVGVRVEFRGLEHRPDGPALIAGKHLSMLDTIAPFVVLKRPAYVLKHSLIYLPFLGWYALRTKMVAIRREDAAKALKAMVTACRARLNEGRQILIFPEGTRSDVGDDPDYKPGVAALYRDLEVPCHLLATNSGQFWPGHGIDRKPGTVVFEFLPPLPAGLKRGELMAQMKDKLETASNALVAEHAS; encoded by the coding sequence ATTACGCGTATCCGTTCGCTGTTTTTCATGCTGTGGCTCTATGGAACCATGGCCTTTTTCGGCATTGTCTGTTCGCCTCTGCTGCTTTTCCCGATACCCGCCGCCATGGCGGTGATCCGCTGGTGGGCCGGGTCGGTGCTCTTCGGGGCGCGCTGGATTGTCGGGGTCAGGGTCGAATTCCGCGGCCTGGAGCACCGGCCGGATGGTCCGGCCCTGATCGCCGGCAAGCACCTGAGTATGCTTGATACCATTGCACCTTTCGTGGTGCTGAAGCGGCCGGCCTATGTGCTCAAGCACTCGCTGATCTATCTGCCGTTTCTGGGCTGGTACGCCCTGAGAACCAAGATGGTCGCCATCCGCCGCGAAGATGCTGCCAAGGCGCTGAAGGCCATGGTGACGGCCTGCCGGGCGCGCCTGAATGAGGGGCGCCAGATCCTGATTTTCCCGGAAGGTACGCGCTCGGATGTCGGTGATGATCCCGATTACAAGCCGGGCGTGGCGGCGCTTTATCGTGATCTCGAAGTGCCCTGCCACCTGCTGGCGACCAATAGCGGGCAGTTCTGGCCGGGCCACGGTATCGATCGCAAGCCGGGGACGGTGGTGTTCGAGTTCCTGCCGCCGCTGCCGGCCGGCCTGAAGCGCGGCGAACTGATGGCGCAGATGAAAGACAAGCTGGAAACGGCGTCGAACGCCCTGGTGGCGGAACATGCGTCCTGA
- a CDS encoding nuclear transport factor 2 family protein, whose protein sequence is MRPEDIVARQLNAYNARDIDSFMACWADNAEIFAHPDVLLARGHDDIRARHVLRFQEPDLFAHLISRIVMGNRVVDTELVTRNFPEGVGQVDVIGIYEVEAGLIARAWFMMGEPRLAPAHP, encoded by the coding sequence ATGCGTCCTGAGGATATCGTCGCCCGGCAGCTTAATGCCTATAATGCCAGGGATATCGATAGTTTCATGGCCTGCTGGGCGGATAATGCCGAGATATTCGCGCATCCGGATGTTCTGCTGGCCCGTGGCCATGATGATATCCGCGCCCGGCATGTGCTGCGGTTTCAGGAGCCCGACCTCTTTGCGCATCTGATCAGCCGGATTGTCATGGGGAATCGCGTCGTCGATACCGAACTGGTGACGCGCAACTTCCCAGAAGGCGTCGGTCAGGTCGATGTCATCGGCATCTATGAGGTCGAGGCCGGGCTGATCGCCCGCGCCTGGTTCATGATGGGTGAGCCAAGGCTGGCCCCGGCTCACCCTTAA
- a CDS encoding OmpA family protein yields the protein MIRFKSMALLTAMPLMIAVSGCASHKYVDEKITTVNGRIDQNDAHLSQLDKTTQDALDRATAAGKLAEGKFVYSVVLSDDSAKFDIDKAVLSEETKAKLTQLAEQLKTDNKNVYLEIQGYTDATGTDDINYRLGQARADSVRRFLNQQGVALNRMSAISYGSEQPVAPNNTREGRAANRRVVVVVLS from the coding sequence ATGATACGTTTCAAATCCATGGCGCTTCTGACGGCAATGCCGCTTATGATCGCGGTTTCCGGTTGCGCCAGCCATAAATACGTCGATGAAAAAATCACGACCGTGAACGGCCGCATCGACCAGAACGACGCGCACCTGTCGCAGCTCGACAAGACCACCCAGGACGCGCTCGACCGCGCCACCGCCGCCGGCAAGCTGGCCGAGGGCAAGTTCGTCTATTCCGTCGTCCTGAGCGACGATTCGGCGAAGTTCGACATCGACAAGGCCGTCCTGTCCGAAGAGACCAAGGCCAAGCTGACCCAGCTCGCCGAGCAGCTCAAGACCGACAACAAGAACGTCTATCTCGAAATCCAGGGCTATACCGACGCCACGGGGACGGACGATATCAACTACCGTCTCGGCCAGGCCCGCGCTGACAGCGTCCGCCGCTTCCTCAACCAGCAGGGTGTGGCGCTCAACCGCATGTCGGCCATCTCCTACGGTTCGGAACAGCCGGTGGCCCCGAACAACACCCGCGAAGGCCGCGCCGCCAACCGCCGCGTCGTCGTCGTCGTTCTGTCGTAA
- a CDS encoding DHA2 family efflux MFS transporter permease subunit: MSATTADPAYKEPVPLTGLTLWLCGILLAMANFVAILDVSIANVSVPNIAGALGVSTSQGTWVITSYAVAEAIAVPLTGWLASRFGTVRVFSVSLIGFGIASFLCGISPSLEILVMARILQGFCGGPLMPLSQTLLLTIFPKKLQPAAMGIWAITTLVAPVAGPMLGGTLCDNFGWGSIFLVNVPVAIGAGFLVWRVLFSQETRTTQARVDTVGLGLLILWVGALQLMLDLGKENEWFASPFIITLALIAALGFISFLIWELTDANPIVDLRVFRHRNFAIGMVCMALMIGSFFAINVIGPLWLQNNLGWTASWAGNATGMIGILAIFAAPIAAQLAVRVDPRRLIFLGVGWLALITFIRGLSTMEMSFGQIAFLIFLSGVGMPFFFMPLLQITMSAVKPEETANAAGLQNFIRTMSGAVATSFVTTIWENNATKNHEGIVDSLKGIQAFIDSLMQGGMSREAAIATADRLVSAQALMISTNGVFMGAAVLFLICALLVWTVPRPKGPVDMSNAH; this comes from the coding sequence ATGTCCGCCACCACCGCCGACCCCGCCTACAAAGAACCCGTGCCGCTGACCGGCCTCACGCTCTGGCTCTGCGGCATCCTGCTGGCCATGGCCAATTTCGTCGCCATTCTTGACGTTTCCATCGCCAATGTCTCCGTGCCCAATATCGCCGGCGCGCTCGGCGTCTCGACCTCGCAGGGCACCTGGGTCATCACCTCCTATGCGGTGGCCGAGGCGATCGCCGTACCGCTGACCGGCTGGCTGGCCTCGCGCTTCGGCACGGTCCGCGTCTTTTCCGTATCCCTGATCGGCTTCGGCATCGCCTCCTTCCTGTGCGGTATCTCGCCATCGCTGGAAATCCTGGTCATGGCGCGCATCCTGCAGGGCTTCTGCGGCGGTCCGCTAATGCCCCTGTCGCAAACCCTGCTGCTGACCATCTTCCCCAAGAAGCTGCAACCGGCCGCCATGGGCATCTGGGCCATCACCACCCTGGTGGCGCCCGTCGCCGGCCCGATGCTCGGCGGCACCCTGTGCGACAATTTCGGCTGGGGGTCGATCTTCCTCGTCAACGTGCCCGTCGCCATCGGTGCCGGCTTCCTCGTCTGGCGTGTGCTGTTCAGCCAGGAAACCAGGACGACGCAGGCCCGCGTCGATACGGTCGGCCTCGGCCTGCTGATCCTGTGGGTCGGCGCGCTGCAACTGATGCTCGACCTTGGCAAGGAAAACGAGTGGTTCGCTTCGCCCTTCATCATCACCCTGGCCCTGATCGCCGCGCTCGGTTTCATCTCCTTCCTGATCTGGGAACTGACCGACGCCAACCCGATCGTCGATTTGCGCGTCTTCCGCCACCGCAACTTCGCTATCGGCATGGTCTGCATGGCGCTGATGATCGGCTCGTTCTTCGCCATCAATGTCATCGGGCCGCTTTGGCTGCAAAATAACCTGGGCTGGACGGCTTCCTGGGCCGGCAACGCCACCGGTATGATCGGCATACTGGCTATTTTCGCCGCTCCCATTGCCGCGCAACTGGCCGTCCGTGTCGATCCGCGCCGCCTGATCTTCTTGGGGGTCGGCTGGCTGGCCCTGATCACCTTCATCCGTGGCCTTTCCACCATGGAAATGAGCTTCGGCCAGATCGCCTTCCTGATCTTCCTCAGCGGCGTCGGTATGCCCTTCTTCTTCATGCCCCTGCTGCAAATCACCATGAGCGCGGTCAAGCCGGAAGAAACCGCCAATGCCGCCGGCCTGCAGAACTTCATCCGCACCATGTCGGGCGCCGTCGCCACTTCGTTCGTCACCACCATCTGGGAAAACAACGCCACGAAAAACCATGAAGGCATTGTTGACAGCCTGAAGGGCATTCAGGCGTTCATCGATTCGCTGATGCAGGGCGGCATGTCACGCGAAGCCGCCATTGCGACGGCCGACCGGTTGGTGAGCGCGCAAGCCCTGATGATTTCGACCAATGGTGTCTTTATGGGCGCCGCTGTCCTGTTCCTGATCTGCGCCCTCCTGGTCTGGACCGTGCCGCGCCCAAAGGGACCGGTCGATATGTCCAACGCGCATTGA